One genomic segment of Thioclava sp. GXIMD2076 includes these proteins:
- a CDS encoding peroxidase-related enzyme (This protein belongs to a clade of uncharacterized proteins related to peroxidases such as the alkylhydroperoxidase AhpD.), with protein MIPTVRIKPLEWYPYIEPVKLSEATPEQLDAMKVTPSATKVSDYVRTLAHDPESYVARTVLFNAIMYAEGGLNRADRELGALGASMVNGCKYCAVVHARRQAQLAKSDTAVSALFVGQPEALGARDAAIYAFARKLSVTPSEARAEDVAALRAQGMSDEEIIDLIHSIAIFGWANRLMHVLGHAAPAA; from the coding sequence ATGATCCCTACCGTCCGTATCAAACCGCTCGAATGGTATCCCTATATCGAACCGGTCAAACTGTCCGAGGCCACCCCCGAGCAACTCGACGCGATGAAGGTCACGCCCTCGGCCACCAAGGTCTCGGACTATGTGCGCACGCTGGCCCATGACCCCGAAAGCTATGTGGCGCGCACCGTTCTGTTCAATGCGATCATGTATGCCGAGGGCGGGCTCAACCGTGCCGATCGCGAACTTGGGGCCTTGGGTGCCTCCATGGTGAATGGCTGCAAATATTGCGCCGTGGTCCATGCCCGCCGTCAGGCGCAGCTGGCCAAGAGCGATACCGCCGTCAGCGCGCTATTCGTGGGCCAGCCCGAGGCACTGGGTGCGCGCGATGCCGCCATCTATGCCTTTGCCCGCAAGCTCTCGGTGACACCGAGCGAGGCCCGAGCGGAGGATGTGGCGGCCCTTCGGGCGCAGGGCATGTCGGATGAGGAGATCATCGACCTTATCCATTCTATCGCGATCTTCGGCTGGGCGAACCGGCTGATGCATGTTCTGGGGCACGCGGCACCCGCTGCCTGA
- a CDS encoding amino acid ABC transporter ATP-binding protein, with amino-acid sequence MLSIKDLKLAYGSNQILNGVNLDVAKGDVVSIIGPSGTGKTTLLKCINYLAKPQSGTISLDGVQMDYARADKKAIRDIRLRTAMVFQQFNVFRNMTVIQNIMDPLVVVQKKSREEAREIALRELDRVGMTERQDHYPSQLSGGQLQRTGIARALAVRPDVILFDEPTSSLDPELVNEVLKVIKDVTGSGITSLLVTHEMQFARSVSNRIVFMEGGVVAAEGSPDEIFEAPATPRLAQFLRAELEFA; translated from the coding sequence ATGCTTTCTATCAAAGACCTGAAGCTCGCCTATGGCAGCAACCAGATCCTCAACGGCGTCAATCTCGATGTCGCGAAGGGCGATGTCGTCTCGATCATCGGGCCGAGCGGCACCGGCAAGACGACGCTTCTGAAATGTATCAACTATCTGGCAAAGCCCCAATCGGGGACCATTTCGCTCGATGGGGTGCAGATGGATTATGCCCGCGCCGACAAGAAGGCGATCCGCGATATCCGCCTGCGCACGGCGATGGTGTTCCAGCAGTTCAACGTCTTCCGCAACATGACCGTGATCCAGAACATCATGGACCCGCTGGTGGTGGTGCAGAAGAAATCGCGCGAGGAAGCCCGCGAGATCGCCCTGCGCGAGCTGGACCGCGTCGGCATGACCGAGCGTCAGGATCACTACCCCTCGCAGCTTTCGGGCGGTCAGTTGCAGCGCACGGGTATCGCCCGCGCGCTGGCGGTGCGCCCTGATGTCATCCTCTTCGACGAGCCGACCTCCTCGCTCGACCCCGAGCTGGTGAACGAGGTGCTGAAAGTCATCAAGGATGTGACGGGCTCGGGCATCACCTCGCTGCTGGTGACCCACGAGATGCAGTTCGCCCGTTCGGTCTCGAACCGGATCGTCTTCATGGAAGGTGGTGTGGTTGCCGCCGAAGGCAGTCCCGACGAGATTTTCGAAGCCCCCGCCACCCCGCGTCTCGCGCAATTCCTGCGCGCGGAACTCGAATTCGCTTAA
- a CDS encoding transporter substrate-binding domain-containing protein, which translates to MLTLTSMLGRRFALTLLGAAGLAMATSGLALAEDAPRVIKIATAAESKPLSWGAIGHEPQGYEPDVLKAINAKLPQYKFEMEGAADIAQETGLATGKYDMITGGYYSNPTRAKQFLIPENPIGASMMKIYSRKSDEIKDMTGLAGKKIVPVTAGGGVYKFVTGWQEEHPDVKFKLTASSAGVPYPTRLNELNQGKYDALILPSNLGEATVIEQQKLDIVASEPVVVHNTYVLIHRDAENEQLAADVSKALGELREDGTLDQISEKWFGEKVGAYMTLN; encoded by the coding sequence ATGCTGACACTGACTTCTATGCTTGGCCGCAGATTTGCGCTGACACTCCTTGGCGCGGCGGGCCTTGCCATGGCCACCTCTGGTCTCGCGCTGGCCGAAGATGCTCCGCGCGTCATCAAGATCGCGACGGCGGCGGAATCCAAACCGCTCTCCTGGGGCGCCATCGGCCACGAGCCGCAGGGCTACGAGCCCGATGTGCTCAAGGCGATCAATGCCAAGCTGCCGCAATACAAGTTCGAGATGGAGGGTGCGGCCGATATCGCGCAGGAGACCGGTCTGGCCACTGGTAAATATGACATGATCACCGGCGGTTACTACTCCAACCCCACCCGTGCCAAGCAGTTCCTGATCCCCGAGAACCCGATCGGTGCAAGCATGATGAAGATCTATTCGCGCAAAAGCGATGAGATCAAGGATATGACCGGTCTGGCCGGTAAGAAAATTGTGCCCGTAACGGCAGGCGGCGGCGTGTATAAATTCGTGACCGGCTGGCAGGAAGAGCATCCGGATGTGAAGTTCAAGCTTACCGCCTCGAGCGCAGGCGTGCCCTATCCGACCCGCCTCAACGAGCTGAACCAAGGCAAATATGACGCCCTGATCCTGCCCTCCAATCTGGGCGAGGCCACCGTGATCGAACAGCAGAAACTGGATATCGTGGCCTCCGAGCCGGTCGTCGTGCACAACACCTATGTGCTGATCCATCGCGACGCCGAGAACGAGCAGCTGGCTGCAGATGTGAGCAAGGCGCTTGGCGAGCTGCGCGAGGATGGCACGCTCGATCAGATCTCCGAGAAGTGGTTCGGCGAGAAAGTCGGCGCCTATATGACGCTCAACTGA
- a CDS encoding amino acid ABC transporter permease has protein sequence MDLAVLVPELISALPLTLFIMFVAMAAGFVLAFITTFFRICRVPVISQLADLYVSYARSVPVVLQLFVVYYGLPVFVAQFGLPDIFDANLAAMVGLSLYHGGYLSEVMRPAYLAVERGQHEAADSLGYGFFRKLTRVAGPQAAHIALPGYGNSIIYLIHNVALVMYIGAADVMATAHLVMERDYNQYQFETYLVLAVLYSALCLVAWAIIRLLERRSGRYTQQGARRLKLAPSV, from the coding sequence TTGGATCTTGCCGTTCTCGTTCCGGAACTGATCTCGGCCCTGCCGCTTACGCTGTTCATCATGTTCGTCGCGATGGCTGCGGGGTTCGTTCTGGCATTCATCACCACCTTCTTCCGTATCTGCCGTGTGCCGGTCATCAGCCAGCTCGCCGATCTCTATGTGTCCTATGCGCGCAGCGTTCCGGTCGTGTTGCAGCTTTTCGTCGTCTATTATGGCCTGCCGGTCTTTGTGGCCCAGTTCGGCCTGCCCGATATTTTCGATGCCAATCTGGCGGCAATGGTGGGGCTGAGCCTCTATCACGGCGGCTATCTCTCCGAGGTCATGCGCCCGGCCTATCTGGCGGTCGAGCGCGGTCAGCACGAGGCGGCGGATTCACTGGGCTACGGGTTCTTCCGCAAGCTCACCCGTGTGGCCGGCCCGCAGGCCGCCCATATCGCCTTGCCCGGCTATGGCAATTCGATCATCTATCTCATCCATAACGTGGCCCTCGTGATGTATATCGGCGCGGCCGATGTGATGGCCACTGCCCACCTTGTGATGGAGCGCGATTACAACCAGTACCAGTTCGAGACCTATCTCGTGCTCGCGGTGCTCTATTCGGCGCTCTGCCTTGTCGCATGGGCTATCATCCGCCTGCTCGAGCGCCGCTCGGGGCGCTACACCCAGCAGGGCGCGCGCCGCCTCAAACTCGCCCCCTCCGTGTAA
- a CDS encoding amino acid ABC transporter permease: MFDLSLLIPDFLSILPVVPWTLAMAVAVFVLSTLLGSLFALCEYRRIPVLRELVVAYKVVFKGVPMVVVIFLTYFGLPAALEFVTGLVGLKVNGHMTPNWVTLIVALTSCVAAFQTEVIKGALNSFDKGQAEAAHSLGYTGWQLFRRVLLPQVTVAAIPDLANSVMVIMKALSLGFAIEVVDIFAQAQLTAALNFYYLEAFLVAVVIYMVIAYLVTQLADFSERRLRLRS; the protein is encoded by the coding sequence ATGTTCGATTTATCTCTCCTCATTCCGGATTTTCTGTCGATCCTTCCGGTAGTGCCGTGGACCCTGGCGATGGCCGTAGCGGTTTTCGTCCTCTCGACATTGCTGGGCAGCCTGTTTGCGCTATGCGAATACCGCCGTATTCCGGTTCTGCGCGAGCTGGTCGTGGCCTATAAGGTGGTCTTCAAGGGCGTGCCGATGGTGGTGGTGATCTTCCTCACCTATTTCGGCCTGCCTGCGGCGCTGGAGTTCGTCACCGGGCTGGTGGGGCTCAAGGTGAACGGCCATATGACGCCCAACTGGGTGACGCTGATCGTGGCGCTGACTTCCTGTGTGGCCGCCTTCCAGACCGAGGTCATCAAGGGCGCGCTCAACTCCTTCGACAAAGGGCAGGCCGAGGCTGCGCATTCGCTCGGCTATACCGGCTGGCAACTCTTCCGCAGGGTGCTCCTGCCGCAGGTCACAGTGGCCGCCATCCCCGATCTGGCCAATTCGGTCATGGTCATCATGAAGGCATTGTCGCTCGGTTTTGCCATCGAGGTGGTGGATATCTTCGCGCAGGCCCAACTGACGGCGGCGCTCAACTTCTACTATCTCGAAGCGTTCCTCGTGGCCGTGGTGATCTATATGGTCATCGCCTATCTGGTGACCCAGCTCGCCGATTTCAGCGAGCGTCGTCTGCGTCTACGCAGCTGA
- the yghU gene encoding glutathione-dependent disulfide-bond oxidoreductase encodes MSVAQTYTPPKIWTAPEETGGRFGAINQPTAGPRFDKELPKGAHPLQLYSLATPNGQKVTILLEELLAAGIDAEYDAWLIEIMKLDQFGSGFVEINPNSKIPALVDHSGAEPVRVFESGSILIYLAEKFGAFLPASGPARAEVMNWLFWQMGSAPFLGGGFGHFYAYAPEKLEYPINRYAMETKRQLDVLDRTLAERPYIAGDMYSIADMAIYPWYGGLVEGRQYGDAATFLQVQDYEHLGRWVSEISARPAVQRGRRVNATGENGVPNRHSAADLD; translated from the coding sequence ATTTCCGTGGCTCAAACCTATACCCCGCCCAAGATCTGGACCGCCCCCGAAGAGACGGGTGGCCGGTTCGGTGCCATCAACCAGCCCACCGCCGGCCCGCGATTCGACAAGGAGCTGCCCAAAGGCGCGCACCCGCTGCAACTCTACTCGCTGGCCACGCCGAACGGTCAGAAGGTGACGATCCTGCTCGAGGAGCTGCTCGCGGCGGGGATCGATGCCGAATATGACGCATGGCTCATCGAGATCATGAAGCTCGACCAGTTCGGCTCGGGTTTCGTGGAGATCAATCCCAACTCGAAGATCCCCGCATTGGTGGACCATAGCGGAGCCGAACCGGTCAGGGTTTTCGAATCCGGCTCCATCCTGATATATCTGGCCGAGAAATTCGGGGCCTTCCTGCCGGCCTCGGGGCCCGCGCGCGCCGAGGTGATGAACTGGCTCTTCTGGCAGATGGGCTCGGCGCCCTTCCTGGGCGGCGGCTTCGGGCATTTCTACGCCTATGCGCCCGAAAAGCTCGAATATCCGATCAACCGCTACGCGATGGAAACCAAGCGCCAGCTCGATGTTCTGGACCGCACACTGGCTGAGCGCCCCTATATCGCGGGGGACATGTATTCGATCGCGGATATGGCGATCTATCCTTGGTATGGCGGGCTGGTCGAGGGGCGCCAATACGGTGATGCGGCGACCTTCCTGCAGGTGCAGGACTACGAGCATCTGGGCCGCTGGGTGAGCGAGATCTCGGCGCGGCCGGCCGTCCAGCGCGGCCGCCGTGTGAATGCGACCGGCGAGAATGGCGTGCCCAACCGCCACAGCGCCGCCGATCTGGACTGA
- a CDS encoding molybdopterin-dependent oxidoreductase translates to MRYLKSSLAILAVFLASMMPALAQSPVLTIIGAPGHTAPVELDRAALEALPSGSFTTTTTWTKGPQEFKGVYLADLLAEYGVSEGNLKLTAVNDYSVTVPVSELHPNEALLAYSRNGETMSVRDKGPLWVVYPYDSDEALRNEVVYARSIWQVVKIEILN, encoded by the coding sequence TTGCGCTATCTGAAATCCTCTCTCGCCATTCTCGCCGTTTTTCTCGCCTCGATGATGCCGGCTCTGGCCCAGTCGCCGGTCCTGACGATTATCGGTGCCCCGGGCCATACCGCGCCTGTCGAACTCGATCGCGCAGCCCTCGAGGCGCTGCCGTCGGGAAGCTTCACGACCACCACCACCTGGACCAAGGGGCCGCAGGAGTTCAAAGGGGTCTATCTTGCCGATCTTCTCGCCGAATATGGTGTTAGCGAGGGCAATCTGAAACTGACGGCGGTCAATGATTACTCGGTCACTGTGCCGGTGTCCGAGCTGCATCCCAACGAGGCGCTTCTGGCCTATTCACGCAATGGAGAGACGATGTCGGTGCGGGATAAGGGACCGCTCTGGGTGGTCTATCCCTATGATTCCGACGAGGCGCTGCGCAACGAGGTCGTCTATGCGCGCAGTATCTGGCAGGTCGTCAAGATCGAGATCCTGAACTGA
- a CDS encoding ATP-binding protein, producing the protein MSHQFLRDARKRNRFIAALGLVLIIGVALYGIFQNARDVGREIDTLASANTDSPQWTLSQIEVEFDRMRLALLGVKPEVSETVEDFRQRFDIFYSRIQTVTEGSGFREILRDQGGAKPLASVWHFLDHTAERLDGNLPFNEAMKARVVAEARAAEGDLRALALMGLSIFSEQIKDQRELVFKALVKLALMTLILFSILAMGAVALWRLWRFGQQKALSLRDAMTRITAVVNASVDAVVVVDAEGTIVEFNGAAETIFACPKAEAIGREMADFVTLPTTAASRRGLNELEAKRANGEVFPAELSIREAELRSGRLHVIYLRDISRRVADKAELIAARDRALAGEREKSRFVSVMSHELRTPLNGLLGSLELIRDTDLDQRQTSLVEAMEFAGQSLLQHVNDVLDVERLDAGKLDIAKVDFDPRGLVEEIAKALRPAASGRGNSLTVEPMTSIPKAVIGDPARLRQVMMNIVGNAVKFTRNGLVQIEMEYAMAGQSLEIRVIDSGIGISRADQERIFEDFVSILPTGAQDISGTGLGLGIVRRLLEAMGGKLGVESEPGEGTVFWFSLPAPTALVRRQAEPQPKAAAVIPPCDILIVEDNALNREVLRQMLLQGQHRVVMAIDGQDGVDAARKQKFDLILMDLNMPVLDGRQATRVIRASDGPNRDTVIVAVTANISPEAAAELKTAGCDDVVCKPINRAALNRLLLAQHQQQSQLDAEADGFADPLIRDDLREMYGAEEFSALEQAFLAEGRKRLSTLQQNLMYDDLESFASIAHQFAGSAGILGYKKLHSMLKCYENSARDGDKDELSRKMEELLDLWVRVEEMIHGSSAGPFLTPASAAPAPRKILP; encoded by the coding sequence ATGAGTCACCAGTTCCTTCGTGATGCCAGAAAGCGTAACCGCTTCATCGCGGCCCTCGGGCTGGTGCTCATCATTGGCGTGGCGCTTTACGGGATCTTCCAGAACGCGCGGGACGTCGGGCGCGAAATTGATACTCTGGCCAGCGCCAATACCGACAGCCCGCAATGGACCCTCTCGCAGATCGAGGTGGAGTTCGACCGGATGCGGCTGGCGCTACTTGGCGTCAAACCCGAAGTGTCCGAAACGGTGGAGGATTTCCGCCAGCGCTTCGACATATTCTACAGTCGTATCCAGACGGTGACCGAAGGCTCTGGCTTCCGCGAGATCCTGCGCGATCAGGGCGGCGCCAAGCCTTTGGCTTCGGTCTGGCATTTTCTCGACCATACTGCCGAGCGGCTTGATGGCAATCTGCCTTTCAACGAAGCGATGAAAGCGCGTGTGGTTGCCGAGGCGCGCGCCGCCGAAGGCGACCTGCGCGCGCTCGCACTGATGGGGCTTTCGATCTTTTCCGAACAGATCAAGGACCAGCGCGAGCTGGTCTTCAAGGCGCTGGTCAAGCTGGCGTTGATGACCTTGATCCTGTTTTCCATCCTTGCGATGGGGGCGGTGGCGCTCTGGCGCCTGTGGCGGTTCGGCCAGCAGAAGGCGCTGTCCTTGCGCGATGCGATGACGCGGATCACGGCGGTGGTCAACGCGTCGGTCGATGCGGTGGTCGTGGTGGATGCCGAAGGGACCATCGTCGAGTTCAATGGTGCGGCAGAGACCATCTTTGCGTGTCCGAAGGCCGAGGCGATCGGGCGCGAGATGGCGGACTTCGTGACGCTCCCCACTACGGCGGCCAGCCGTCGCGGTCTGAACGAGCTTGAAGCCAAGCGCGCCAATGGCGAGGTGTTCCCCGCAGAACTGTCCATCCGCGAGGCCGAGCTGCGTTCCGGGCGCCTGCATGTCATCTATCTGCGCGACATTTCGCGCCGTGTCGCGGATAAGGCCGAGCTGATTGCGGCGCGTGACAGGGCACTGGCTGGCGAGCGCGAGAAATCGCGCTTTGTCTCGGTCATGAGCCACGAGTTGCGCACGCCGCTCAACGGTCTGCTCGGCTCTTTGGAGCTGATCCGCGATACCGATCTCGATCAGCGCCAGACCTCCTTGGTCGAGGCGATGGAATTTGCAGGCCAGTCGCTCTTGCAACATGTCAATGACGTGCTTGATGTCGAGCGGTTGGATGCAGGTAAGCTCGATATCGCAAAGGTCGACTTCGATCCGCGCGGGCTGGTGGAAGAGATTGCCAAGGCGTTGCGCCCTGCTGCGTCCGGGCGCGGTAATTCGCTGACAGTGGAGCCCATGACGTCGATCCCCAAAGCGGTGATCGGCGATCCGGCGCGCCTGCGGCAAGTCATGATGAACATCGTCGGCAATGCGGTCAAATTCACCCGCAACGGGCTTGTCCAGATCGAGATGGAATATGCGATGGCGGGGCAATCGCTCGAGATCAGGGTCATCGATAGCGGCATTGGGATCTCGCGGGCTGATCAGGAACGGATCTTCGAGGATTTCGTGTCGATCCTGCCTACCGGCGCGCAAGACATATCGGGGACGGGTCTGGGGCTGGGTATCGTGCGCCGTCTTCTCGAGGCGATGGGCGGAAAGCTCGGCGTGGAGAGCGAGCCGGGCGAGGGCACGGTGTTCTGGTTCTCGTTACCTGCGCCTACGGCGCTGGTGCGGCGTCAGGCCGAGCCGCAGCCTAAGGCTGCGGCCGTCATTCCACCTTGCGATATCCTGATCGTCGAGGATAACGCCCTCAACCGCGAGGTTCTGCGCCAGATGCTCCTGCAGGGGCAGCACCGGGTGGTGATGGCCATTGACGGGCAGGACGGGGTAGATGCGGCGCGCAAGCAGAAATTCGACTTGATTCTCATGGATCTGAACATGCCGGTCCTCGACGGGCGGCAGGCCACTCGGGTCATTCGTGCCAGCGACGGGCCGAACCGCGACACGGTGATCGTGGCGGTCACCGCCAATATCTCGCCCGAGGCGGCGGCGGAGCTGAAGACGGCGGGCTGCGACGATGTCGTGTGCAAGCCGATCAACCGTGCCGCGCTGAACCGTCTGCTTCTGGCCCAGCATCAGCAGCAGTCGCAGCTGGATGCAGAGGCGGATGGCTTTGCCGATCCGCTGATCCGCGATGATCTGCGCGAGATGTATGGCGCGGAGGAATTTAGTGCCCTCGAGCAGGCCTTTCTTGCCGAGGGGCGCAAACGGTTATCGACCCTCCAACAGAACCTCATGTATGACGATCTGGAAAGCTTCGCCTCGATCGCGCATCAGTTCGCGGGATCTGCGGGAATATTGGGGTACAAGAAGCTGCATTCCATGCTCAAATGTTACGAGAACAGCGCAAGGGACGGCGATAAGGACGAGTTGTCGCGCAAGATGGAAGAGCTTCTTGATCTCTGGGTCCGTGTGGAGGAGATGATCCACGGGTCGTCCGCTGGACCGTTTTTGACGCCGGCATCTGCCGCGCCTGCACCGCGTAAGATCCTTCCCTGA